One window of Streptococcus suis genomic DNA carries:
- the rpsJ gene encoding 30S ribosomal protein S10 yields MANKKIRIRLKAYEHRTLDTAAAKIVETATRTGAQVAGPVPLPTERSLYTIIRATHKYKDSREQFEMRTHKRLIDIINPTQKTVDALMKLDLPSGVNVEIKL; encoded by the coding sequence ATGGCAAACAAAAAAATCCGCATCCGCTTGAAAGCGTACGAACACCGTACACTTGATACAGCAGCTGCAAAAATCGTTGAAACTGCAACTCGTACAGGTGCTCAAGTAGCAGGTCCAGTTCCACTTCCAACAGAACGTAGCCTCTACACCATCATCCGTGCGACTCACAAGTACAAAGATTCTCGTGAGCAGTTCGAAATGCGTACACACAAACGTTTGATCGATATCATCAACCCAACTCAAAAAACAGTTGACGCTTTGATGAAATTGGATCTTCCAAGTGGTGTAAACGTAGAAATCAAATTGTAA
- a CDS encoding nucleotidyltransferase family protein produces the protein MKDELERYLLKDPDIIRILGIVKDLDLADSWICAGTIRNFIWNHYRFDKNTDVDLIFYDEKISHQATKELEANLRQRYPEYQWEIKNQVFMHIHSPATSPYQSSKGAYHIPCWF, from the coding sequence ATGAAAGATGAGTTAGAAAGATATTTGTTAAAAGACCCTGATATCATTAGGATTTTGGGGATTGTAAAGGATTTAGACTTAGCGGACTCGTGGATTTGTGCAGGAACAATTCGTAATTTTATCTGGAATCACTATCGTTTTGATAAAAATACGGATGTTGATTTAATCTTTTACGATGAGAAAATATCGCATCAAGCAACAAAAGAATTAGAAGCAAATTTGCGACAAAGATATCCGGAATATCAGTGGGAAATTAAGAATCAAGTATTTATGCACATTCATAGCCCGGCTACCTCTCCTTATCAATCGTCAAAGGGTGCCTATCATATCCCTTGTTGGTTTTGA
- a CDS encoding DUF1292 domain-containing protein: MAHHHDHEHDHNHDERELITLVDDQGNETLFEILLTIDGQEEFGKNYVLLIPASAEEDENGEVEIQAYSYIENENGTEGDLQPIPEDATAEWDMIEEVFNSFMEE, translated from the coding sequence ATGGCACATCATCACGACCATGAACATGACCACAACCACGACGAGCGTGAATTGATTACTTTAGTAGACGACCAAGGTAATGAAACCTTGTTTGAAATTTTATTGACAATTGACGGTCAAGAAGAATTTGGTAAAAACTACGTTCTCTTAATTCCTGCAAGTGCAGAGGAAGATGAGAACGGTGAGGTGGAAATCCAAGCTTACTCGTATATCGAAAACGAGAACGGCACAGAAGGCGATTTGCAACCAATCCCGGAAGATGCAACAGCAGAATGGGACATGATTGAAGAAGTCTTCAACAGCTTTATGGAGGAATAA
- the ruvX gene encoding Holliday junction resolvase RuvX: MRIMGLDVGSKTVGVAISDPLGFTAQGLEIIPINEEKGEFGFERLSELVSQYKVDKFVVGLPKNMNNTSGPRVEASQAYGDLLVEQYGLPVDYQDERLTTVAAERMLIEQADISRGKRKKVIDKLAAQLILQNYLDRTF; this comes from the coding sequence ATGAGAATTATGGGATTAGATGTCGGTTCAAAAACCGTCGGTGTAGCCATTTCGGATCCCTTGGGTTTTACGGCCCAGGGTTTAGAAATTATTCCTATAAATGAAGAAAAAGGTGAGTTCGGTTTTGAAAGGCTAAGCGAACTTGTTTCCCAGTATAAGGTGGACAAGTTTGTTGTTGGCCTACCCAAGAACATGAACAATACTAGCGGTCCGCGTGTTGAGGCCAGTCAAGCCTACGGTGATTTATTGGTGGAACAGTACGGACTGCCTGTTGATTACCAGGATGAGCGCTTGACCACTGTAGCGGCTGAACGTATGTTGATTGAGCAGGCGGATATCAGTCGCGGAAAACGTAAAAAAGTTATTGACAAATTGGCAGCCCAGCTGATTTTGCAAAATTATTTAGATAGAACATTTTAA
- a CDS encoding IreB family regulatory phosphoprotein, giving the protein MGFTEETVRFRLDDTDKQEISKTLTSVYRSLDEKGYNPINQIIGYVLSGDPAYIPRYNDARNQIRKHERDEIIEELVRYYLKGNGIDL; this is encoded by the coding sequence ATGGGATTCACAGAAGAAACTGTCCGTTTTCGTCTGGACGATACAGATAAGCAAGAAATCAGCAAAACGCTGACCAGTGTTTATCGGTCGCTTGACGAGAAAGGCTACAATCCAATCAATCAGATTATCGGCTATGTCTTGAGTGGGGACCCTGCTTATATTCCTCGCTACAATGATGCCCGTAATCAGATTCGTAAACACGAGCGCGACGAAATCATTGAAGAATTGGTACGCTACTACTTGAAAGGGAATGGGATTGACCTCTAA
- the spx gene encoding transcriptional regulator Spx, whose translation MIKIYTVSSCTSCKKAKNWLNAHQLSYNEHNLAKEAITKEEIMNILTKTENGIASIVSSKNRYAKSLDFDIEDLSVNEVIDLITSNPRILKSPILIDEKRLQVGYKEDDIRAFLPRSVRNVENAQARMRAAL comes from the coding sequence ATGATTAAAATTTATACTGTATCTAGTTGTACCTCTTGTAAAAAAGCCAAAAATTGGTTAAATGCTCACCAACTTTCATACAACGAGCATAACCTTGCAAAAGAAGCCATTACTAAGGAAGAAATTATGAATATTTTGACCAAGACAGAGAATGGTATTGCAAGTATTGTTTCTTCAAAAAACCGTTATGCTAAGAGCTTGGACTTCGATATTGAGGATTTAAGCGTTAATGAGGTTATTGATTTAATTACCTCAAATCCTCGGATTTTGAAAAGCCCGATTCTGATTGATGAGAAACGTCTTCAGGTAGGCTATAAGGAAGATGACATTCGTGCCTTCCTGCCACGCTCAGTGCGTAATGTAGAAAATGCTCAAGCTCGGATGAGAGCAGCCCTATAA